One Helicoverpa zea isolate HzStark_Cry1AcR chromosome 11, ilHelZeax1.1, whole genome shotgun sequence genomic window carries:
- the LOC124634774 gene encoding vacuolar protein sorting-associated protein 72 homolog, which yields MDKRERRSNAGNLLAKVLDEEEDDEFYATTYGGFQETEEDNDYMLEKEVDDEVDSDFSIDENDEPKSDEETEEKRTRKSGTKVYQDPNKKKKGGSAPGPSLGDKVKKVNERKAKEPKEIKPKVEKTEKAERIALDASVERKSIRQSTAVKSAETQQRIKIRSELKKKKVKKVEDRMPTQEELLAEALITEQENLKSLKQFEQIELERKKIRPTKKTITGPIIRYHTFAVPCLIEELPQEDEKSNSLDELNLSDLIKTEEALLTPGDIEMTDVKTETVDQPDGKIEPGTKMNVDFIGPDEEVNIENVPKEEKPAKKNKKDNIKYYERTLLTFENDINDEAFRSCFPEPRPRKHRQMLCAVTKQPARYIDPVTKLPYSSVDAFRIIREAYYQQLEARGDRNDPEIAAWLEWRRADQASTYVQIHIK from the exons ATGGACAAGAGAGAACGTCGTTCTAATGCGGGGAACCTTCTCGCCAAAGTTCTAGACGAGGAGGAAGATGATGAGTTCTATGCGACAACTTACGGAGGCTTTCAAGAAACTGAAGAAGATAATGATTACAT GCTAGAGAAAGAAGTAGATGATGAAGTGGATTCAGACTTTAGTATTGATGAAAATGATGAACCTAAATCTGACGAAGAGACGGAGGAGAAACGGACTAGGAAATCAGGCACTAAAGTCTATCAG GatccaaataaaaagaaaaaaggtggTTCAGCACCAGGACCATCATTGGGTGATAAAGTAAAAAAGGTAAATGAAAGAAAAGCAAAGGAACCAAAAGAAATTAAGCCTAAAGTAGAGAAGACTGAGAAAGCTGAGCGAATAGCATTGGATGCGTCTGTTG AACGTAAATCAATTCGGCAAAGTACTGCGGTCAAGTCAGCGGAAACACAGCAAAGAATCAAGATAAGATcagaattaaaaaagaaaaaagtcaaGAAAGTTGAAGACCGCATGCCAACACAGGAAGAATTGTTGGCAGAAGCACTTATTACTGAACAAGAGAATCTTAAAagtttaa AGCAATTTGAACAAATCGAATTGGAGAGGAAAAAGATAAGGCCCACAAAGAAAACTATAACTGGACCTATTATTAG ATATCATACCTTTGCGGTTCCCTGCCTGATAGAAGAATTGCCTCAGGAAGATGAAAAGTCCAACTCATTAGATGAACTCAATCTGAGTGATCTTATTAAAACTGAAGAAG CTTTACTTACACCAGGCGACATAGAAATGACAGATGTGAAGACCGAAACGGTTGACCAACCTGATGGAAAAATTGAACCAGGAACTAAAATGAATGTGGACTTCATCGGACCTGATGAAGAGGTTAATATAGAAAATGTGCC taaagaAGAGAAACCGGCTAAGAAGAATAAAAAGGATAACATTAAGTACTATGAGCGGACACTATTGACGTTTGAAAatgacatcaacgacgaggcatTTAGGTCTTGTTTCCCTGAACCAAGGCCCAGGAAACATAGACAAATGCTGTGTGCTGTTACTAA ACAACCAGCTCGCTACATAGATCCTGTAACGAAGTTACCATACAGTAGCGTAGACGCATTCCGTATTATTCGCGAAGCCTATTACCAACAGTTAGAGGCTCGAGGTGATAGGAACGACCCGGAAATAGCCGCCTGGCTGGAGTGGCGACGGGCTGATCAAGCGTCTACATACGTTcagatacatattaaataa